One genomic window of Arachis hypogaea cultivar Tifrunner chromosome 8, arahy.Tifrunner.gnm2.J5K5, whole genome shotgun sequence includes the following:
- the LOC112706071 gene encoding uncharacterized protein isoform X2, with protein sequence MEDLVTEASPGKAATPPPPRRSVRRRLVQSTLFPHKPPEHNAKDNDDKGNENDDEYFPSSKKKKRKPNPKPKPKLTPPEKPSKNSTPKKNASANGNKRSTSKQVFTDSDEVATHVPDLRLEAKISAEENARLFAGRQIHPFFSSWKALKKSQEQAEIGNKFCAHKKDNEAITCGPIHVFENVQEDTLCLDWRNWTFLGKDTYVNYAPESYDDKTLSALDTSGVSISHNALTLSDRLSIQPENVQATSLSENLAVPANEQTIFPQMLKDAEVDLKVDESVTFSGQARIFRKSYADPLSRFLQESMKSYYHNCKDKADNSLWTYKYKPTKATEVCGNDESVNILRDWLQQWHERRYQGRKNSSNRDKWDMQDGDDDDGDYNCSLSDYDSEDLTEEDSLHNVLLITGPIGSGKSAAVHACAQEKGFEIFELNASHCRNGPAVKQYFGDTLGSLGFKRLPEDIESSQKKTMKLSPAMALPKDKTADEMDDGMVEPITISDDEACGPAGTSQKLPCKNSVLTCHKVQTLILVEEVDILFPEDRGCIAAIQQIAETARGPIILISNSDDPRLPDNFDRLNLSFSLPSPKELFCHLYKVCVSEGVNIHPLLLEKFIQSCNGDIRKTIMNLQFWFQSMQFGKDGKAQIGYGSLPFDLELGHQILPKLIPWDFPSELSELVEKELANSISITEENSRLQGMQNDLDAHDMDTDYREAKKLEMIKRNETTADYTELEIQYNISEFSDSFGSPQALPTQNDGRRKLIVMSSDSEDEDPNNVHLQCTHDEADKSQSLNDNNESPSKFQLNEHHSGTSFRKLVCSELEDQEEEFFRFSETANTCESLDISCVPESTYVPETAIENEIETMSGAVSSGHPAVPPEISVNNELKPLGVRRRLVKFPENPCLLVNNGFPESPSKEAVQDLYNENPKTAIVHVMDECSRVDFQLKSKFVESTPMIETDTVQKWWRNLRECQTDLGRHATSEQLGTFEVVKLVSELSNLISEADLFFDHRGQCDVMEPAMSLSGEATASWYDEEIMMSTVAVSGFCFYVNRIADEGSKLGFENKVDLTSEMLASTTNIMTLGKLSRADLTKSTDIYTGKESELDNPVYDVHKSENNTSLFNIIQSIVPARISLVLKGVAFNEYLSSMRQISRSEDFRVSQGVKRRGRVRGSQHYLSKCTMLSPEDISLRSN encoded by the exons ATGGAGGACCTCGTCACGGAGGCCAGTCCTGGCAAGGCCGCCACGCCGCCTCCACCGCGCCGCAGCGTCCGGCGGAGGCTGGTCCAGTCTACTCTGTTTCCTCACAAGCCACCTGAGCACAATGCGAAGGACAACGACGATAAAGGCAACGAAAATGACGACGAGTACTTTCCCTCtagcaagaaaaagaagaggaagccGAATCCGAAGCCGAAGCCGAAGCTCACTCCTCCTGAAAAACCCTCCAAG AATAGCACGCCGAAGAAGAATGCATCAGCTAATGGGAACAAGAGGTCAACTTCGAAGCAAGTGTTTACTGATTCTGACGAGGTTGCTACACATGTTCCTGATTTACGGTTAGAGGCAAAAATCTCAGCTGAG GAAAATGCGAGACTGTTTGCAGGACGGCAAATACATCCGTTTTTTTCCTCATGGAAGGCCCTGAAAAAATCTCAGGAGCAGGCTGAAATAGGAAATAAATTTTGTGCACATAAGAAGGATAATGAAGCAATTACATGTGGTCCTATCCATGTATTTGAAAATGTCCAG GAGGATACCTTATGCCTTGACTGGAGAAACTGGACCTTTTTGGGAAAGGATACCTATGTGAATTATGCTCCTGAAAGTTATGATGATAAGACTCTTAGTGCTTTGGATACTTCAGGTGTTTCAATTTCTCATAATGCATTGACTTTGTCAGATAGACTCTCTATCCAGCCAGAAAACGTTCAGGCAACATCACTGTCAGAAAACTTAGCCGTGCCAGCAAATGAACAAACAATTTTTCCTCAAATGCTAAAAGATGCTGAAGTG GACTTGAAAGTGGATGAATCTGTTACTTTTTCTGGGCAAGCTCGCATTTTCAGAAAGTCATATGCTGATCCACTCAGTAGATTTCTGCAAGAAAG TATGAAGTCTTACTACCACAACTGTAAAGATAAGGCTGACAACAGCTTATGGACATACAAGTACAAGCCAACAAAGGCCACTGAG GTTTGTGGTAATGATGAGTCGGTCAATATTTTGCGTGACTGGTTACAACAATGGCATGAAAGACGTTACCAGGGGAGGAAGAATTCCTCTAACAGGGATAAATGGGACATgcaagatggtgatgatgatgatggtgattatAACTGTTCTCTCAGTGATTATGATTCAGAAGATCTAACTGAGGAGGATTCCCTGCACAATGTTCTTTTAATTACAGGGCCAATAGGG AGTGGCAAGTCTGCTGCTGTCCATGCTTGTGCTCAAGAGAAAGGGTTTGAGATTTTTGAG CTCAATGCATCGCATTGTCGAAATGGGCCTGCTGTCAAACAGTATTTTGGAGATACTCTTGGTTCGCTTGGTTTCAAAAG GTTACCAGAAGACATTGAAAGTTCACAAAAGAAAACAATGAAATTATCCCCTGCTATGGCTTTGCCCAAGGATAAAACAGCTGATGAGATGGATGATGGGATGGTTGAACCAATAACCATATCTGATGATGAAGCTTGTGGCCCTGCTGGAACATCACAGAAGTTACCTTGCAAAAATAGTGTACTTACATGTCATAAAGTCCAAACTTTAATTCTAGTTGAGGAGGTAGACATCCTTTTTCCTGAAGATCGCGGATGCATTGCTGCCATACAACAGATTGCTGAGACAGCAAGGGGGCCAATAATATTGATCAGCAATA GTGATGATCCCCGCCTGCCAGATAATTTTGATAGGCTCAATCTTTCTTTCTCTTTGCCATCTCCTAAGGAGTTGTTTTGCCATTTGTACAAG GTTTGTGTCTCTGAAGGAGTCAACATCCATCCTCTTTTACTGGAGAAGTTTATACAGTCTTGTAATGGAGATATCAGGAAAACCATTATGAACCTCCAGTTCTGGTTTCAGAGTATGCAATTTGGAAAAG ATGGAAAAGCACAAATAGGTTATGGCTCACTTCCATTTGATCTTGAGCTTGGCCATCAAATCTTACCAAAACTAATTCCCTGGGATTTCCCCTCAGAATTATCtgaattagttgaaaaagaactTGCAAACTCAATATCTATAACAGAAGAAAACTCTAGGTTGCAAGGTATGCAAAATGATTTAGATGCGCATGATATGGATACTGATTATAGAGAGGCCAAGAAGTTGGAGATGATAAAGCGGAATGAGACTACAGCTGACTATACTGAGCTTGAAATTCAATATAATATTTCTGAGTTTTCTGATTCTTTTGGATCCCCACAAGCTTTGCCAACACAAAATGATGGTCGACGGAAACTTATAGTGATGTCCTCTGATTCTGAGGATGAGGATCCAAATAATGTACATCTGCAATGCACTCATGATGAAGCTGACAAGAGCCAATCCCTCAATGATAATAATGAATCTCCCTCTAAGTTTCAATTGAATGAACATCACTCTGGCACGTCATTTCGCAAATTGGTTTGTTCCGAATTGGAGGATCAAGAGGAGGAATTTTTTAGATTTTCAGAAACAGCTAACACATGTGAATCATTGGATATATCCTGTGTGCCAGAGTCAACCTATGTTCCTGAAACTGCAATAGAGAATGAAATAGAGACAATGTCTGGGGCAGTGTCTTCTGGGCATCCTGCTGTTCCTCCAGAAATTTCAGTGAATAATGAGTTGAAACCATTGGGTGTTCGTAGGCGGTTAGtaaaatttccagaaaatccatgtTTGTTGGTTAATAATGGATTTCCAGAATCCCCTTCAAAAGAGGCTGTGCAAGATTTGTACAATGAAAATCCCAAAACTGCAATTGTCCATGTGATGGACGAGTGTAGTCGTGTGGATTTCCAGCTTAAGTCAAAGTTTGTTGAGTCCACTCCGATGATAGAGACAGATACAGTACAAAAATGGTGGAGAAATCTCCGTGAGTGTCAAACAGATTTAGGACGGCATGCCACGTCGGAGCAGCTAGGCACATTTGAAGTGGTTAAACTGGTTAGCGAGCTAAGCAATCTAATTTCAGAAGCTGATTTGTTTTTTGATCACCGTGGACAATGT GATGTTATGGAACCTGCAATGTCCTTGTCTGGGGAAGCCACAGCTAGTTGGTATGATGAGGAAATAATGATGTCCACTGTTGCTGTTTCTGGGTTTTGCTTTTATGTTAATCGTATAGCAGATGAAGGATCAAAGTTAGGTTTTGAGAACAAGGTTGATTTAACTTCTGAGATGTTGGCTTCCACAACTAATATTATGACATTGGGGAAATTATCCAGAGCAGATCTCACAAAAAGCACTGATATCTATACTGGAAAGGAATCAGAGTTGGACAACCCAGTTTATGATGTGCATAAGAG TGAAAACAATACATCTCTGTTCAACATCATCCAGTCTATTGTTCCTGCAAGAATATCCTTGGTACTGAAAGGTGTTGCTTTCAATGAATATCTATCTTCAATGCGCCAAATTTCAAGATCAGAAGATTTCCGAGTTTCACAAGGTGTTAAGAGACGAGGAAG GGTGCGGGGCAGTCAACATTACTTGAGTAAATGTACAATGTTATCTCCTGAAGATATATCATTA AGAAGCAACTAG
- the LOC112706072 gene encoding lysM domain-containing GPI-anchored protein 1 — translation MQRMPKQDTILHCTLFLLLLQILTAPKPATCKSTIEPCTNNDSCNALLGYTLYTDLKVSEVASLFQIDPISLLTANAIDISYPDVEHHILPSKLFIKVPISCSCVDGIRKSVSTHYKTRPSDTLSSIADSVYGGLVSADQLSEANSISDPSVLDVGQSLLVPLPCTCFNGTDNSLPAIYMSYVVQPVDSLAAIAARYFTTLTDLMDVNAMGSTAITDGDILAIPIPACASNFPRSSSDFGLLVPNGSYAITAGHCVQCSCGPRDLNLYCMPASLAVSCSSMQCKNSNLMLGNVTIQQGSGGCNVTSCNYDGIVNGTIMTMLTPSLQPRCPGPREFPPLIAPPTSIRRDSELAPAPAPQSDGIGLGTPKSSVVPSTTGLPGFPPANGPISALSSGASAACSLVIPSPTMTSALVLLLVKLMIPVAL, via the exons atgcaaagaatgCCAAAGCAAGACACCATTCTTCACTGCACTTTGTTCTTGCTACTCTTGCAGATTCTCACAGCTCCCAAACCAGCAACATGCAAATCCACCATAGAACCCTGCACCAACAACGACTCATGCAACGCGCTCTTAGGCTACACACTCTACACTGACCTTAAAGTCTCCGAGGTAGCTTCACTCTTTCAAATCGACCCTATTTCTCTCCTCACCGCAAACGCCATCGACATATCTTACCCTGACGTGGAGCACCATATTCTCCCTTCCAAGCTCTTCATCAAGGTTCCAATTTCATGCTCCTGCGTCGACGGGATCCGAAAATCGGTTTCAACGCATTACAAGACTCGCCCTTCGGACACGCTTTCTTCCATTGCAGACTCTGTCTATGGAGGTTTGGTATCTGCGGACCAGCTTTCGGAGGCTAACTCCATAAGTGACCCTTCGGTTCTTGATGTGGGTCAGAGCCTTTTGGTGCCTCTTCCTTGTACTTGTTTTAATGGCACTGATAATTCACTTCCAGCGATTTACATGTCCTATGTGgttcagcctgttgattctttggcTGCTATTGCGGCTAGGTATTTCACTACTTTAACTGATTTGATGGATGTTAATGCCATGGGAAGTACTGCTATTACTGATGGTGATATTCTTGCCATTCCAATTCCGG CTTGTGCTTCAAATTTCCCAAGATCTTCTTCTGATTTTGGCTTGCTTGTTCCCAATGGAAGTTATGCCATTACAGCAGGGCATTGTGTGCAGTGTAGCTGTGGACCGCGGGATCTTAA TTTGTATTGTATGCCGGCTTCGCTGGCTGTTTCTTGCTCCAGCATGCAATGTAAAAACAGCAATCTTATGCTTGGGAATGTTACGATCCAACAAGGTAGTGGCGGCTGCAATGTTACTTCTTGTAACTATGATGGCATTGTTAATGGAACCATAATGACAAT GTTGACACCATCCCTTCAACCTCGATGTCCAG GGCCTAGGGAATTCCCCCCTCTCATTGCCCCACCTACATCTATAAGGAGAGATTCAGAACTAGCGCCAGCACCAGCACCTCAATCAGATGGAATCGGTCTAGGAACGCCCAAATCCTCAGTGGTTCCTTCAACAACAGGTCTTCCAGGATTCCCGCCGGCAAATGGTCCTATTAGCGCGCTTTCTTCTGGTGCTTCTGCCGCTTGCTCCTTGGTTATTCCATCACCCACCATGACATCTGCACTTGTGTTATTACTCGTCAAGTTGATGATCCCTGTGGCATTGtaa
- the LOC112706068 gene encoding UDP-galactose transporter 1, which translates to MEESIICQWNVIRSLLSILQWWAFNVTVIIVNKWIFQKLDFKFPLSVSCVHFICSAIGAYVVIHVLKVKPLITVDPEDRWRRIFPMSFVFCINIVLGNVSLRYIPVSFMQTIKSFTPATTVVLQWLVWRKYFEWRIWCSLIPIVGGILLTSVTELSFNAFGFCAALFGCLATSTKTILAESLLHGYKFDSINTVYYMAPFATMILALPALLLEGNGIIDWLSTHPSPWSALIIIFSSGVLAFCLNFSIFYVIHSTTAVTFNVAGNLKVAVAVLVSWLIFRNPISYLNAVGCGITLVGCTFYGYVRQMLSQQSSSVPGTPRTPKTPRSKMELLPLVNDKLDDKV; encoded by the exons ATGGAAGAGAGTATCATTTGCCAGTGGAACGTTATCAGATCTCTCTTGTCCATTCTTCAATGGTGGGCTTTCAATGTCACCGTTATCATCGTTAACAAGTGGATCTTCCAG AAATTGGATTTCAAGTTTCCACTATCAGTATCATGTGTCCACTTTATCTGCTCAGCCATTGGAGCATATGTGGTAATTCACGTGCTGAAGGTTAAGCCACTCATAACTGTTGACCCTGAAGATCGTTGGAGAAGAATCTTTCCCATGTCCTTTGTGTTCTGTATTAACATAGTGCTAGGGAATGTGAGCCTACGATACATTCCAGTTTCTTTTATGCAGACAATAAAATCGTTTACCCCTGCAACCACAG TTGTTTTGCAATGGCTGGTGTGGAGGAAGTATTTTGAATGGCGTATCTGGTGTTCTCTTATACCCATTGTTGGAGGGATTCTTCTTACATCTGTAACAGAGCTTAGTTTTAATGCCTTTGGATTTTGTGCTGCCTTGTTTGGCTGCTTGGCTACATCTACAAAGACTATCCTAGCAGAATCTCTGCTGCACGGATACAAGTTTGACAG CATAAACACAGTTTATTACATGGCACCTTTCGCAACTATGATCTTGGCTCTTCCTGCTTTGTTACTTGAAGGCAATGGCATTATTGACTGGCTAAGTACTCATCCAAGTCCTTGGTCGGCCCTCATTATCATTTTTAGTTCTGGGGTTTTGGCTTTCTGTCTTAACTTTTCAATTTTCTACGTGATTCACTCCACCACTGCTGTGACATTCAATGTTGCTGGAAACCTTAAG GTTGCGGTTGCTGTTCTTGTTTCATGGCTGATATTCAGGAACCCGATTTCATATTTGAATGCTGTTGGATGTGGTATTACTCTTGTGGGATGTACATTCTATGGCTATGTGAGGCAGATGCTATCGCAACAGTCATCATCTGTTCCGGGAACTCCTCGGACGCCAAAGACCCCTCGGAGTAAGATGGAGCTGCTTCCTCTTGTAAATGATAAATTAGATGATAAGGTCTAA
- the LOC112706070 gene encoding uncharacterized protein: MPSFLRQLSSKEPWKSTSNRWSGRRTRYNNNNNSSIGESVNQSMEDLNMYYGGGNNKEEITNNGVMVRKRVMVVVDGTSHSKHAMMWALTHVANKGDLFTLLHVVPLDKASESYSCSTYLVNYLGSLCKDCKPEVEVEALVIQGPKLATVMSQVKKLEVSVLVLGQKKPSSFFSCLCGSSDNSGTEEFVEHCINNADCLTIGVRKRSQGTNGYLISTRWRKNFWLLA, translated from the exons ATGCCAAGTTTTTTGAGGCAGTTAAGTTCAAAGGAGCCTTGGAAATCAACATCAAACAGGTGGAGTGGTAGAAGAACcagatacaacaacaacaacaacagcagcatTGGTGAGAGTGTGAATCAAAGCATGGAAGATTTGAACATGTATTATGGTGGTGGGAATAATAAAGAGGAGATTACTAATAATGGGGTTATGGTGAGGAAGAGggtgatggtggttgttgatggAACTTCACATTCAAAGCATGCAATGATGTGGGCTCTAACACATGTTGCTAATAAGGGTGATTTGTTCACTCTTCTTCATGTTGTTCCTCTTGACAAGGCTTCTGAATCTTATTCTTGTTCAACTTACCTTGTCAACTATCTTGGATCCCTTTGCAAAGATTGCAAGCCAGAG GTGGAAGTGGAAGCCCTTGTAATTCAAGGGCCAAAACTGGCTACAGTGATGAGCCAAGTAAAGAAGTTAGAGGTCTCTGTCCTTGTACTGGGCCAAAAGAAGCCATCTTCTTTCTTTAGCTG CCTTTGTGGAAGCAGCGATAACAGCGGCACAGAGGAGTTTGTGGAGCATTGCATCAATAATGCAGATTGCTTGACGATTGGAGTGAGGAAGAGAAGCCAGGGCACGAATGGCTATCTTATCAGCACTAGGTGGCGGAAGAACTTTTGGCTTCTTGCTTAG
- the LOC112706071 gene encoding uncharacterized protein isoform X1 produces the protein MEDLVTEASPGKAATPPPPRRSVRRRLVQSTLFPHKPPEHNAKDNDDKGNENDDEYFPSSKKKKRKPNPKPKPKLTPPEKPSKNSTPKKNASANGNKRSTSKQVFTDSDEVATHVPDLRLEAKISAEENARLFAGRQIHPFFSSWKALKKSQEQAEIGNKFCAHKKDNEAITCGPIHVFENVQEDTLCLDWRNWTFLGKDTYVNYAPESYDDKTLSALDTSGVSISHNALTLSDRLSIQPENVQATSLSENLAVPANEQTIFPQMLKDAEVDLKVDESVTFSGQARIFRKSYADPLSRFLQESMKSYYHNCKDKADNSLWTYKYKPTKATEVCGNDESVNILRDWLQQWHERRYQGRKNSSNRDKWDMQDGDDDDGDYNCSLSDYDSEDLTEEDSLHNVLLITGPIGSGKSAAVHACAQEKGFEIFELNASHCRNGPAVKQYFGDTLGSLGFKRLPEDIESSQKKTMKLSPAMALPKDKTADEMDDGMVEPITISDDEACGPAGTSQKLPCKNSVLTCHKVQTLILVEEVDILFPEDRGCIAAIQQIAETARGPIILISNSDDPRLPDNFDRLNLSFSLPSPKELFCHLYKVCVSEGVNIHPLLLEKFIQSCNGDIRKTIMNLQFWFQSMQFGKDGKAQIGYGSLPFDLELGHQILPKLIPWDFPSELSELVEKELANSISITEENSRLQGMQNDLDAHDMDTDYREAKKLEMIKRNETTADYTELEIQYNISEFSDSFGSPQALPTQNDGRRKLIVMSSDSEDEDPNNVHLQCTHDEADKSQSLNDNNESPSKFQLNEHHSGTSFRKLVCSELEDQEEEFFRFSETANTCESLDISCVPESTYVPETAIENEIETMSGAVSSGHPAVPPEISVNNELKPLGVRRRLVKFPENPCLLVNNGFPESPSKEAVQDLYNENPKTAIVHVMDECSRVDFQLKSKFVESTPMIETDTVQKWWRNLRECQTDLGRHATSEQLGTFEVVKLVSELSNLISEADLFFDHRGQCDVMEPAMSLSGEATASWYDEEIMMSTVAVSGFCFYVNRIADEGSKLGFENKVDLTSEMLASTTNIMTLGKLSRADLTKSTDIYTGKESELDNPVYDVHKSENNTSLFNIIQSIVPARISLVLKGVAFNEYLSSMRQISRSEDFRVSQGVKRRGRVRGSQHYLSKCTMLSPEDISLVSERDFCKKISSQCTANEENKHT, from the exons ATGGAGGACCTCGTCACGGAGGCCAGTCCTGGCAAGGCCGCCACGCCGCCTCCACCGCGCCGCAGCGTCCGGCGGAGGCTGGTCCAGTCTACTCTGTTTCCTCACAAGCCACCTGAGCACAATGCGAAGGACAACGACGATAAAGGCAACGAAAATGACGACGAGTACTTTCCCTCtagcaagaaaaagaagaggaagccGAATCCGAAGCCGAAGCCGAAGCTCACTCCTCCTGAAAAACCCTCCAAG AATAGCACGCCGAAGAAGAATGCATCAGCTAATGGGAACAAGAGGTCAACTTCGAAGCAAGTGTTTACTGATTCTGACGAGGTTGCTACACATGTTCCTGATTTACGGTTAGAGGCAAAAATCTCAGCTGAG GAAAATGCGAGACTGTTTGCAGGACGGCAAATACATCCGTTTTTTTCCTCATGGAAGGCCCTGAAAAAATCTCAGGAGCAGGCTGAAATAGGAAATAAATTTTGTGCACATAAGAAGGATAATGAAGCAATTACATGTGGTCCTATCCATGTATTTGAAAATGTCCAG GAGGATACCTTATGCCTTGACTGGAGAAACTGGACCTTTTTGGGAAAGGATACCTATGTGAATTATGCTCCTGAAAGTTATGATGATAAGACTCTTAGTGCTTTGGATACTTCAGGTGTTTCAATTTCTCATAATGCATTGACTTTGTCAGATAGACTCTCTATCCAGCCAGAAAACGTTCAGGCAACATCACTGTCAGAAAACTTAGCCGTGCCAGCAAATGAACAAACAATTTTTCCTCAAATGCTAAAAGATGCTGAAGTG GACTTGAAAGTGGATGAATCTGTTACTTTTTCTGGGCAAGCTCGCATTTTCAGAAAGTCATATGCTGATCCACTCAGTAGATTTCTGCAAGAAAG TATGAAGTCTTACTACCACAACTGTAAAGATAAGGCTGACAACAGCTTATGGACATACAAGTACAAGCCAACAAAGGCCACTGAG GTTTGTGGTAATGATGAGTCGGTCAATATTTTGCGTGACTGGTTACAACAATGGCATGAAAGACGTTACCAGGGGAGGAAGAATTCCTCTAACAGGGATAAATGGGACATgcaagatggtgatgatgatgatggtgattatAACTGTTCTCTCAGTGATTATGATTCAGAAGATCTAACTGAGGAGGATTCCCTGCACAATGTTCTTTTAATTACAGGGCCAATAGGG AGTGGCAAGTCTGCTGCTGTCCATGCTTGTGCTCAAGAGAAAGGGTTTGAGATTTTTGAG CTCAATGCATCGCATTGTCGAAATGGGCCTGCTGTCAAACAGTATTTTGGAGATACTCTTGGTTCGCTTGGTTTCAAAAG GTTACCAGAAGACATTGAAAGTTCACAAAAGAAAACAATGAAATTATCCCCTGCTATGGCTTTGCCCAAGGATAAAACAGCTGATGAGATGGATGATGGGATGGTTGAACCAATAACCATATCTGATGATGAAGCTTGTGGCCCTGCTGGAACATCACAGAAGTTACCTTGCAAAAATAGTGTACTTACATGTCATAAAGTCCAAACTTTAATTCTAGTTGAGGAGGTAGACATCCTTTTTCCTGAAGATCGCGGATGCATTGCTGCCATACAACAGATTGCTGAGACAGCAAGGGGGCCAATAATATTGATCAGCAATA GTGATGATCCCCGCCTGCCAGATAATTTTGATAGGCTCAATCTTTCTTTCTCTTTGCCATCTCCTAAGGAGTTGTTTTGCCATTTGTACAAG GTTTGTGTCTCTGAAGGAGTCAACATCCATCCTCTTTTACTGGAGAAGTTTATACAGTCTTGTAATGGAGATATCAGGAAAACCATTATGAACCTCCAGTTCTGGTTTCAGAGTATGCAATTTGGAAAAG ATGGAAAAGCACAAATAGGTTATGGCTCACTTCCATTTGATCTTGAGCTTGGCCATCAAATCTTACCAAAACTAATTCCCTGGGATTTCCCCTCAGAATTATCtgaattagttgaaaaagaactTGCAAACTCAATATCTATAACAGAAGAAAACTCTAGGTTGCAAGGTATGCAAAATGATTTAGATGCGCATGATATGGATACTGATTATAGAGAGGCCAAGAAGTTGGAGATGATAAAGCGGAATGAGACTACAGCTGACTATACTGAGCTTGAAATTCAATATAATATTTCTGAGTTTTCTGATTCTTTTGGATCCCCACAAGCTTTGCCAACACAAAATGATGGTCGACGGAAACTTATAGTGATGTCCTCTGATTCTGAGGATGAGGATCCAAATAATGTACATCTGCAATGCACTCATGATGAAGCTGACAAGAGCCAATCCCTCAATGATAATAATGAATCTCCCTCTAAGTTTCAATTGAATGAACATCACTCTGGCACGTCATTTCGCAAATTGGTTTGTTCCGAATTGGAGGATCAAGAGGAGGAATTTTTTAGATTTTCAGAAACAGCTAACACATGTGAATCATTGGATATATCCTGTGTGCCAGAGTCAACCTATGTTCCTGAAACTGCAATAGAGAATGAAATAGAGACAATGTCTGGGGCAGTGTCTTCTGGGCATCCTGCTGTTCCTCCAGAAATTTCAGTGAATAATGAGTTGAAACCATTGGGTGTTCGTAGGCGGTTAGtaaaatttccagaaaatccatgtTTGTTGGTTAATAATGGATTTCCAGAATCCCCTTCAAAAGAGGCTGTGCAAGATTTGTACAATGAAAATCCCAAAACTGCAATTGTCCATGTGATGGACGAGTGTAGTCGTGTGGATTTCCAGCTTAAGTCAAAGTTTGTTGAGTCCACTCCGATGATAGAGACAGATACAGTACAAAAATGGTGGAGAAATCTCCGTGAGTGTCAAACAGATTTAGGACGGCATGCCACGTCGGAGCAGCTAGGCACATTTGAAGTGGTTAAACTGGTTAGCGAGCTAAGCAATCTAATTTCAGAAGCTGATTTGTTTTTTGATCACCGTGGACAATGT GATGTTATGGAACCTGCAATGTCCTTGTCTGGGGAAGCCACAGCTAGTTGGTATGATGAGGAAATAATGATGTCCACTGTTGCTGTTTCTGGGTTTTGCTTTTATGTTAATCGTATAGCAGATGAAGGATCAAAGTTAGGTTTTGAGAACAAGGTTGATTTAACTTCTGAGATGTTGGCTTCCACAACTAATATTATGACATTGGGGAAATTATCCAGAGCAGATCTCACAAAAAGCACTGATATCTATACTGGAAAGGAATCAGAGTTGGACAACCCAGTTTATGATGTGCATAAGAG TGAAAACAATACATCTCTGTTCAACATCATCCAGTCTATTGTTCCTGCAAGAATATCCTTGGTACTGAAAGGTGTTGCTTTCAATGAATATCTATCTTCAATGCGCCAAATTTCAAGATCAGAAGATTTCCGAGTTTCACAAGGTGTTAAGAGACGAGGAAG GGTGCGGGGCAGTCAACATTACTTGAGTAAATGTACAATGTTATCTCCTGAAGATATATCATTAGTGAGTGAACGTGATTTCTGCAAAAAGATTTCTTCACAATGTACAGCTAACGAGGAAAACAAGCATACATGA